A single genomic interval of Spirosoma taeanense harbors:
- a CDS encoding NADP-dependent oxidoreductase: protein MKAVVLKDWGDAENFSVQEVAKPAIRPSEVLVQVKAFGVNPADFKTRSGTAPYAKSYGHPIILGWDMAGVVVEVGAEVTGFKSGDAVYGMVNFPEPGQAYAEYVAASAAHLALKPAELSFEEAAAAPLAVLTAWQSLTEHGHLQAGEKVLIQAASGGVGHLGVQLAKALGAYVIGTASGKNEEFVRSLGADEFIDYTKANVEDVVSDADLVFDTAGADTIFASAKALKPNGRLISIAYGAMDKVLAVRPDIRAERILVHTSGDDLKTIGQFIAEGKLKIEVSQVLPADQIAEAHQQLESRRTTGKIVLTF from the coding sequence ATGAAAGCGGTTGTATTAAAGGATTGGGGTGATGCTGAGAACTTCTCGGTTCAGGAGGTAGCGAAACCAGCGATCCGACCCAGTGAGGTGCTTGTGCAGGTAAAAGCCTTTGGCGTAAACCCCGCCGATTTCAAAACCCGTAGCGGAACGGCGCCGTATGCGAAAAGTTACGGACACCCAATTATCCTGGGTTGGGACATGGCCGGCGTTGTTGTTGAAGTGGGCGCTGAGGTCACCGGCTTTAAATCCGGCGATGCGGTTTATGGTATGGTCAATTTTCCGGAGCCCGGCCAGGCTTATGCGGAGTATGTTGCCGCGTCGGCCGCCCATCTGGCGCTGAAACCTGCCGAACTATCGTTCGAAGAGGCCGCAGCCGCGCCCTTGGCCGTCCTGACGGCCTGGCAGAGCCTGACTGAACATGGACATCTGCAGGCGGGTGAGAAAGTACTGATTCAGGCCGCTTCGGGTGGGGTCGGGCATCTGGGAGTTCAGCTGGCGAAAGCCCTCGGTGCTTACGTCATCGGCACGGCTTCCGGTAAGAACGAAGAGTTTGTGCGGTCGCTCGGCGCCGACGAATTCATTGATTATACGAAGGCTAACGTAGAAGACGTCGTGTCGGATGCTGATCTGGTCTTCGATACGGCCGGCGCCGACACCATTTTTGCCTCGGCAAAGGCGCTCAAACCCAATGGTCGACTGATCTCGATTGCCTACGGGGCGATGGATAAAGTTCTGGCTGTTCGCCCCGACATTCGGGCCGAACGGATTCTGGTGCATACCAGTGGCGATGATCTGAAAACCATTGGTCAGTTCATTGCGGAGGGTAAGCTGAAAATTGAGGTGAGTCAGGTGCTGCCCGCCGACCAGATCGCCGAAGCGCATCAGCAACTGGAAAGCCGCCGGACCACCGGCAAGATTGTACTGACTTTCTAA
- a CDS encoding fasciclin domain-containing protein has translation MDIHSIFRTLRQLTVAACIGSATFLIGCSKETPAPAPGTGTTNPGSGTVTNPGSGTTTNPGSGTTTNPGSGTIAPGTVVASVDYIKQKSNLTFLAAAIAQAGLTAELNKAALTIFAPSDDAFKAAGYASVAAVSAAPAADLQRLLRYHVIGSLIDLSSIPTKVNTSYQTTLADARVSVYKVDKSNVSINGAKVTEGDIPTTGSTIHIINKVLTPPTQSAVDVSKANSDLSLFTAAVSRAGTTVQDLVTKNSENGVTIFAPNDAAFKAAGYADAAAIQAADPKVLADLLAYHILNYRAFAQTFQNGSEVVTAQGTSIKFNVSGDKVTITGKGNGTNVANILRSDLIANNGVIHVIDRVLLFK, from the coding sequence ATGGACATTCACTCAATTTTCAGAACGCTGCGACAGCTAACCGTCGCTGCATGTATTGGCTCAGCAACCTTCCTGATTGGCTGCTCCAAGGAAACGCCCGCACCGGCTCCCGGCACCGGCACTACGAATCCTGGCTCGGGTACGGTAACCAATCCAGGTTCCGGCACAACTACGAATCCGGGTTCGGGCACGACAACCAACCCCGGTTCCGGTACAATCGCTCCCGGCACGGTAGTGGCATCGGTTGATTATATCAAGCAGAAATCGAACCTGACCTTCCTGGCGGCAGCGATTGCCCAGGCAGGTCTAACGGCCGAACTGAACAAGGCTGCGCTGACCATATTTGCGCCTTCGGACGACGCCTTCAAAGCCGCTGGTTATGCCAGCGTGGCGGCTGTCAGCGCAGCACCAGCTGCTGATCTGCAGCGGCTTCTTCGGTATCACGTCATAGGCTCACTTATTGACTTGTCTTCCATACCGACAAAGGTCAATACGTCGTACCAGACTACACTGGCCGATGCCCGCGTATCGGTCTATAAAGTTGATAAGAGTAACGTAAGCATCAACGGGGCCAAGGTTACCGAGGGCGACATTCCTACAACGGGAAGCACGATTCATATCATCAATAAAGTGCTGACGCCACCCACGCAGAGCGCCGTTGACGTATCGAAAGCTAATTCAGACCTGTCGCTCTTTACGGCGGCCGTCAGCCGGGCCGGAACGACCGTTCAGGATCTGGTGACCAAGAATTCTGAGAATGGAGTTACCATTTTCGCACCGAACGATGCGGCCTTCAAAGCCGCTGGCTATGCCGACGCAGCTGCAATCCAGGCGGCTGATCCTAAGGTATTGGCCGATCTGCTGGCCTATCATATCCTGAACTACCGGGCTTTTGCGCAAACGTTCCAGAACGGATCGGAAGTGGTAACGGCGCAGGGTACCAGCATCAAGTTTAACGTCAGTGGCGATAAAGTGACGATTACGGGTAAAGGAAACGGCACCAACGTAGCCAATATCCTGCGGTCTGACCTGATTGCCAATAACGGCGTCATTCACGTAATCGACCGGGTGCTGCTTTTCAAGTAG
- a CDS encoding exodeoxyribonuclease VII large subunit, with the protein MSPIRLSDLAFTLEAVIDDAFGQKAMWVIAETSDIKNYPDRGYCFLTLIERESGTTSGGTLAKLEACIWRRNYHTIREFESATGVAFARNIQLLLLVSVGYSPVYGLRLEILQIDPSYTLGNLERERQAVLDALVQDHPELIWLEAGQYITANQLLPRPAVMQRLALITAPGSDGWRDFRHELAQNPFRYDFVVDEYLTQVQGKGAERAICAQLERIRLSEIPYDAVVIVRGGGSQLDFGSFDTYLMGQTVAGFGIPILAGIGHERNVSIADMLCHESVKTPTKAAAFLIEHNRQFEESCLLLRDRLGLVARDALQTAREHLDAETERMRFVLHNFFRDRHTDLAEKAVTLRHLDPANVLRRGYALLLRNGHILTQAGNVQTGETLQVQLHDGIVTVKT; encoded by the coding sequence ATGTCTCCCATCCGTCTTTCTGATTTAGCCTTTACGCTCGAAGCCGTCATTGACGATGCATTCGGACAGAAGGCCATGTGGGTGATTGCCGAAACCAGCGACATCAAAAACTACCCCGACCGGGGTTACTGTTTTCTGACGCTGATTGAGCGCGAGTCCGGAACAACTTCGGGTGGCACGCTGGCTAAACTGGAAGCCTGCATCTGGCGACGGAACTACCACACCATCCGCGAGTTCGAATCCGCCACGGGCGTAGCGTTTGCGCGGAATATTCAATTGCTGCTGCTGGTGTCGGTTGGCTATAGCCCGGTCTATGGACTGCGGCTGGAGATTCTGCAGATTGACCCATCCTATACGCTCGGCAACCTCGAACGCGAACGGCAGGCGGTGCTTGACGCCCTTGTTCAGGATCATCCGGAACTGATCTGGCTTGAAGCCGGCCAGTACATTACGGCTAACCAGCTCCTACCGCGTCCGGCGGTAATGCAGCGACTGGCCCTGATTACCGCCCCCGGCTCCGACGGCTGGCGCGACTTCCGGCACGAGCTGGCACAGAATCCGTTCCGGTACGATTTTGTCGTGGATGAATATCTTACGCAGGTGCAGGGCAAGGGCGCCGAGCGGGCCATCTGCGCCCAACTGGAACGGATACGGCTCAGCGAGATTCCTTACGATGCCGTTGTTATTGTTCGCGGGGGCGGCTCACAACTGGATTTTGGCTCGTTCGATACGTATCTGATGGGGCAGACCGTGGCAGGCTTCGGCATCCCGATTCTGGCCGGCATCGGGCATGAACGGAACGTCAGCATTGCGGATATGCTCTGCCACGAAAGCGTGAAGACGCCCACGAAGGCAGCCGCCTTTCTGATTGAGCATAACCGTCAGTTTGAAGAAAGCTGCCTGCTGCTTCGCGACCGGCTGGGCCTGGTAGCACGTGACGCGCTGCAAACGGCCCGCGAACACCTCGACGCTGAGACCGAGCGGATGCGGTTTGTGCTGCACAACTTCTTCCGCGACCGGCATACAGACCTCGCTGAGAAAGCCGTTACGCTCCGCCACCTCGATCCGGCCAACGTGCTCCGGCGCGGCTATGCCCTGCTGCTTCGCAATGGCCATATTCTGACGCAGGCGGGCAATGTTCAAACGGGCGAGACGCTTCAGGTGCAACTGCACGATGGAATCGTTACGGTTAAAACCTAA
- the pheS gene encoding phenylalanine--tRNA ligase subunit alpha — translation MLENVKAIQEEIERFDVASKEDLEQFRMRFISRKGVITELFEGLKTVPAENRRAVGQELNGLKNFAQERFDGFSQQIEKQQSAANSAPPVDLTLPTIPNLTGTRHPLSLVRQRIIQIFERIGFNVADGPEIESDWYNFGALNFPDNHPARDMQDTFFVEKVGEEASGADILLRTHTSNVQIRLMERQKPPIRSIMPGRVYRNETISARAHCLFHQVEGIYIDRNVGFKDLKDTLYHFVKEMFEPGTQIRFRPSYFPFTEPSAEIDISCQICGGKGCNICKHSGWVEIAGSGMVDPQVIANCGIDPEEYTGFAFGMGIERITQLKYVVNDLRLYTENDVRFLRQFEGL, via the coding sequence ATGCTGGAGAACGTTAAAGCTATACAGGAAGAAATAGAGCGGTTCGATGTTGCATCGAAGGAAGATCTGGAGCAATTCCGGATGCGCTTCATCAGCCGTAAAGGAGTGATTACGGAGTTGTTTGAAGGACTGAAAACAGTTCCGGCTGAGAACCGCCGGGCGGTTGGTCAGGAGCTGAACGGCCTGAAGAATTTTGCGCAGGAGCGCTTTGATGGATTTAGCCAGCAGATTGAAAAGCAGCAGTCGGCCGCCAACAGCGCCCCGCCGGTTGATCTGACGCTGCCCACCATCCCGAACCTGACGGGTACCCGGCATCCGTTGAGCCTGGTTCGTCAGCGTATCATCCAGATTTTCGAGCGTATTGGGTTTAACGTGGCCGATGGACCCGAAATCGAATCGGACTGGTATAATTTCGGGGCGTTGAACTTCCCCGACAACCATCCTGCCCGGGATATGCAGGACACGTTCTTCGTCGAGAAAGTCGGGGAGGAAGCGTCGGGGGCCGACATCCTGCTGCGGACGCATACGTCAAACGTTCAGATTCGGCTGATGGAGCGACAAAAACCGCCGATTCGGTCGATCATGCCGGGTCGGGTGTACCGGAACGAAACCATTTCGGCGCGGGCACACTGCCTCTTCCATCAGGTAGAAGGTATCTACATTGACCGTAACGTCGGCTTCAAAGACCTGAAGGACACGCTCTATCACTTCGTCAAGGAGATGTTTGAGCCGGGCACGCAGATTCGGTTCCGGCCTTCTTACTTCCCCTTCACGGAGCCAAGCGCAGAGATCGACATTTCCTGCCAGATCTGTGGCGGCAAGGGATGTAACATCTGCAAACATTCGGGCTGGGTCGAAATTGCCGGTTCGGGTATGGTTGACCCGCAGGTCATCGCCAACTGCGGCATTGACCCCGAAGAATATACTGGCTTTGCGTTTGGTATGGGCATCGAGCGGATTACGCAACTGAAATACGTCGTCAACGACCTGCGGCTCTACACCGAAAACGACGTGCGTTTCCTGCGCCAGTTTGAAGGATTGTAA
- a CDS encoding LytR/AlgR family response regulator transcription factor: protein MKTFANDSIFDPMSMPFHKSVEKIADSSCLQKLLIPFYDRKRTVSVDEIVRLEGSGNYTNFFLKDGTKMLVSRTLKEYETLLDGQAFVRVHKSCIVNLGFVRKFFVKKEGELELTDGQQVKISRRRAQMFMDRIRDFQPIALS, encoded by the coding sequence ATGAAAACATTTGCCAACGACTCGATTTTCGATCCCATGTCTATGCCGTTCCACAAAAGTGTGGAAAAAATTGCCGATTCATCTTGCCTGCAAAAATTGTTGATTCCGTTTTACGATCGTAAACGCACCGTTTCGGTCGATGAGATTGTCCGGCTGGAAGGTTCAGGAAATTACACTAATTTTTTCCTGAAAGATGGGACGAAAATGTTGGTTTCCCGTACGCTGAAAGAATATGAAACGCTGCTCGACGGCCAGGCTTTTGTTCGGGTACACAAGTCGTGCATTGTTAATTTGGGTTTTGTCCGGAAGTTTTTCGTTAAAAAAGAAGGTGAACTTGAGTTGACGGATGGTCAGCAGGTGAAAATTTCACGTCGGCGGGCGCAGATGTTCATGGATCGAATCCGCGATTTCCAGCCGATTGCGTTAAGTTAA
- a CDS encoding LytR/AlgR family response regulator transcription factor yields MEATLFPAQPLSVSPQFPASYQRGTSRIALPYLNRTIFISVDDVLCLQGEGNYTFLYTRDRKRYLVSKTLKEFEKTLDSTLFLRIHKSYIINLAYVQRGVYNKERQVRLADGREVAISRRRMKDISCQLAQYWQGLYN; encoded by the coding sequence ATGGAAGCTACCCTTTTCCCCGCTCAACCGCTTTCGGTTTCTCCCCAATTTCCGGCTTCATACCAGCGTGGTACCAGCCGCATAGCGTTGCCTTATCTAAACCGTACCATCTTTATTTCGGTCGATGATGTCCTGTGTTTACAGGGCGAAGGCAATTATACATTTCTGTATACCCGCGACCGTAAGCGGTACCTTGTTTCGAAGACACTGAAGGAATTTGAAAAAACGCTCGACAGTACGCTGTTTCTCCGAATTCATAAATCGTATATCATTAACCTGGCTTACGTACAGCGGGGCGTTTACAATAAAGAACGCCAGGTTCGGCTGGCCGATGGGCGTGAAGTTGCTATTTCACGTCGGCGGATGAAGGATATTTCGTGTCAGCTGGCACAATACTGGCAGGGACTCTATAACTAA
- a CDS encoding outer membrane beta-barrel protein, translating into MKKVLLFATLTLLPALTFAQGGFQVGIKGGVNLSKLTFGSFINTRANANGSPNVSVDGQTFRDNLRDSFDSRTGTSFGVYTRFGKNLFLQPEVLYTTQKAAFSVVRNNQAEEVTIRTSSFDIPVLLGIKGGPLRVMAGPVVSLRIDDNQRLGDALRQYTNGSLNDAWSKAYYSYQVGGGLDLGSLGIDVRYQGNISDVAQINDSGAQFSQRLKSWQITLAYRLL; encoded by the coding sequence ATGAAAAAAGTACTGCTTTTCGCTACACTTACGCTACTCCCGGCCCTGACCTTCGCGCAGGGTGGTTTTCAGGTTGGAATAAAGGGGGGCGTCAATCTTTCCAAACTAACGTTTGGCAGTTTCATCAATACGCGCGCGAATGCAAACGGTTCTCCGAACGTAAGTGTTGATGGCCAGACCTTCCGGGATAACCTCCGCGATAGTTTCGACAGCCGAACCGGCACGTCATTCGGGGTTTATACCCGCTTCGGCAAGAATCTGTTTCTTCAACCCGAAGTGCTGTACACGACTCAGAAAGCGGCCTTCAGTGTAGTCCGTAATAACCAGGCGGAGGAAGTAACGATCAGGACGAGCAGCTTCGACATACCGGTTCTGCTGGGTATCAAGGGCGGGCCGCTCCGCGTGATGGCCGGGCCAGTCGTTTCCCTGCGCATTGACGACAATCAGCGGCTGGGCGACGCCTTGCGGCAATACACCAACGGTTCGCTCAACGATGCGTGGTCAAAAGCCTACTATAGCTACCAGGTGGGTGGCGGTCTGGACCTCGGCTCGCTGGGAATCGACGTTCGTTATCAGGGGAATATCTCCGATGTTGCCCAAATCAATGACTCTGGAGCCCAATTTAGCCAGCGCCTGAAGTCGTGGCAGATTACGCTGGCTTACCGGCTGTTGTAG
- the radA gene encoding DNA repair protein RadA: protein MAKLKTSYFCQNCGQQTAKWMGRCPTCGEWNTIVEEVVQKDEPEKGGWRSPSAGPGGLKIAAKPKALHAINYEEQPRIRTTDAELNRVLGGGIVPGSLVLIGGEPGIGKSTLLLQIALGLAGMRVLYVSGEESEQQIKMRAERLEAPTSDCHIMTETSTQNIFRVVEHFEPEILIIDSVQTMQSSLVESGAGSVSQVRECTAEFMKYAKESGVPVFMIGHITKEGSLAGPKVLEHMVDTVLTFEGDRHTTYRILRTTKNRFGSTDELGIYEMLGSGLRQVSNPSEILISQRDDALSGVTIGSMLEGNRPLMIESQALVSVATYGTPQRSSTGFDAKRLNMLLAVLEKRGGFRLGQQDVFLNIAGGLRVEDPAIDLAVCAAIVSSYEDIAIPPSVAFAAEVGLGGEVRAVSRIESRIAEAEKLGFKEMFISKYNLKGLDTKGFKINIKPVSRLDEVFQGVLM, encoded by the coding sequence ATGGCCAAGTTAAAAACCTCCTATTTCTGTCAGAATTGCGGCCAGCAGACGGCCAAATGGATGGGACGCTGCCCAACCTGCGGAGAATGGAATACGATTGTTGAAGAAGTTGTTCAGAAAGACGAGCCCGAAAAAGGCGGCTGGCGCAGTCCTTCGGCCGGGCCGGGCGGTCTGAAAATCGCGGCCAAGCCGAAAGCCCTTCATGCCATCAACTACGAGGAACAGCCGCGCATTCGCACCACCGACGCCGAGCTGAACCGGGTACTGGGCGGGGGCATCGTGCCGGGGTCGTTGGTGCTGATCGGAGGGGAGCCGGGCATCGGTAAATCAACCCTGCTGCTGCAGATTGCCCTCGGTCTGGCCGGTATGCGCGTCCTCTACGTATCGGGTGAAGAGAGTGAACAGCAGATCAAGATGCGGGCCGAACGACTGGAAGCGCCGACCAGCGACTGCCACATCATGACCGAAACATCAACCCAGAACATCTTCCGGGTGGTGGAGCACTTCGAGCCGGAAATCCTGATCATCGACTCCGTGCAAACCATGCAGTCGTCGCTGGTGGAGTCGGGGGCGGGCAGCGTTTCGCAGGTGCGCGAATGCACGGCCGAGTTCATGAAGTACGCTAAAGAAAGTGGCGTGCCGGTGTTCATGATCGGCCACATTACCAAGGAAGGGTCGCTGGCCGGACCAAAGGTGCTTGAGCATATGGTCGATACGGTGCTGACCTTCGAAGGCGACCGACATACGACCTACCGGATTCTGAGGACGACCAAGAACCGTTTCGGCAGCACCGACGAACTGGGCATTTACGAGATGCTCGGCTCTGGTCTGCGGCAGGTGAGCAATCCGTCCGAGATCCTGATTTCGCAGCGCGACGACGCGCTGAGTGGCGTTACGATTGGCTCGATGCTCGAAGGCAATCGACCTCTGATGATCGAGTCGCAGGCTCTGGTGAGTGTGGCTACGTATGGTACACCCCAGCGCAGCAGCACCGGTTTCGACGCCAAGCGGCTGAACATGCTGCTGGCCGTACTGGAAAAACGCGGTGGGTTCCGTCTTGGTCAACAGGATGTGTTCCTGAATATTGCGGGTGGACTTCGGGTGGAGGACCCGGCCATTGATCTGGCCGTATGCGCGGCTATTGTGTCGAGCTACGAAGATATTGCCATTCCGCCGTCGGTGGCGTTTGCCGCCGAGGTAGGGCTGGGTGGCGAGGTCCGCGCCGTCAGCCGGATTGAGTCGCGGATTGCCGAAGCCGAAAAACTGGGCTTCAAGGAAATGTTTATTTCAAAGTATAACCTCAAAGGTCTGGACACCAAAGGATTCAAAATCAACATCAAACCTGTGTCGCGGCTGGACGAAGTATTTCAGGGCGTGCTGATGTAG
- a CDS encoding DinB family protein: MKPSLLARLANQPDALNHLLFGLSEDQLRQRPHSDKWSIFENLAHLGRYQEIFLDRVQQINAEVMPSFDRYVAEQDPGFPEWTQLGFYELLERMRGERATLNAFLSILHEELLTRVGLHPLYGPMTVEGWTELFLLHEAHHYFTIARLGGSLRPIEQPMGLYGLSVD, from the coding sequence ATGAAGCCCTCCCTGCTCGCCCGCCTGGCTAACCAGCCTGATGCGCTCAACCACCTGCTGTTCGGCCTCTCCGAAGACCAGCTTCGGCAGCGCCCCCACTCCGACAAGTGGTCAATATTCGAGAATCTGGCGCATCTGGGCCGGTATCAGGAGATTTTTCTGGACCGGGTACAGCAGATCAACGCCGAAGTCATGCCGTCCTTCGATCGTTACGTAGCCGAACAGGACCCCGGCTTTCCGGAATGGACGCAATTGGGTTTTTATGAGCTCCTGGAGCGGATGCGGGGGGAGCGGGCCACGCTCAACGCCTTTCTGAGTATTCTGCACGAAGAACTGCTCACGCGGGTGGGCCTTCACCCGCTGTATGGTCCAATGACGGTGGAGGGCTGGACCGAACTGTTTCTTCTCCACGAAGCGCACCACTACTTCACCATCGCCCGGCTGGGTGGTTCGCTGCGGCCCATCGAGCAGCCGATGGGCCTGTACGGGTTATCCGTGGACTAA
- a CDS encoding alpha/beta fold hydrolase, giving the protein MSYIKVGSDASGNDINLYYQDLGTGRPVVLIHGWPLSSAMWDYQLAELPKHNLRVIAYDRRGFGQSSKPFDGYDYNTLADDLKVILDTLDLHNATLVGFSMGGGEIARYMSRHGGARVGKVAFVSSVTPYLLKTDDNPDGVDKETFDDIVDQLNKDRADFLQTFGKQFYGVNLISHPVSQAHLDGDFTRAYMASHKATIDCAKAFAETDFRNDLTQIHVPSLIIHGDADKTVPIESSGELTANALPNAQYIVYDGAPHGLFYTEKDRLTDDLLTFIQEGVSVRQPAGSTIIY; this is encoded by the coding sequence ATGAGTTACATTAAAGTAGGCTCGGATGCGTCCGGCAACGACATTAACCTGTATTATCAGGATTTAGGAACGGGTCGGCCCGTTGTCCTGATTCATGGCTGGCCGCTGAGCAGCGCCATGTGGGATTATCAGCTGGCCGAACTGCCGAAACATAACCTGCGCGTTATCGCTTATGACCGCCGGGGTTTCGGACAGTCATCAAAACCGTTTGACGGATACGATTACAACACGCTCGCCGACGATCTGAAAGTTATTCTCGATACGCTCGATCTGCACAATGCTACGCTGGTCGGTTTCTCGATGGGTGGGGGCGAAATAGCCCGTTACATGAGTCGCCACGGCGGAGCGCGGGTCGGTAAAGTCGCTTTCGTGAGTTCGGTGACGCCGTATCTGCTTAAAACCGACGATAACCCGGATGGCGTAGATAAAGAAACATTCGATGATATTGTTGACCAGCTCAATAAGGACCGCGCCGACTTCCTGCAAACTTTTGGTAAGCAGTTCTACGGCGTCAATCTGATCAGCCATCCCGTTAGCCAGGCGCACCTCGACGGTGATTTCACGCGGGCATACATGGCTTCGCATAAAGCAACAATCGACTGCGCCAAAGCTTTCGCCGAAACCGATTTCCGCAACGACCTGACGCAGATACACGTACCGTCGCTGATTATTCACGGAGACGCCGATAAGACCGTGCCCATTGAATCCTCCGGCGAACTAACGGCCAATGCCCTGCCTAACGCACAATACATTGTGTATGACGGGGCTCCGCACGGTTTGTTCTATACCGAAAAAGACCGCCTGACCGACGACCTGCTGACCTTCATCCAGGAGGGAGTATCGGTACGTCAGCCAGCCGGCTCGACTATAATTTATTAG
- a CDS encoding AraC family transcriptional regulator: MKRPLRKDLEPIAASFTVKELVEPHFDPNWHFHPHYQLFLVEEGTGTRFIGDSIKPFGPGDLVFLGPNLPHLWRSDQVYFNRQLEPGQTKKPLVAKGIVVYFSADFLGNDFFEKQEMGQLRQLLNHSRRGLEWTGPTRVRAQASLLEMTRLPVGFGRVLRLLTLLDELSLATDYRFLTSPGYINTVKVSETDRMQLVHEYVLSHFPDDLSLETVADLAGMTPPAFCRYFKARANKTFSEFVSEVRVGHACKLLLHGQLNITQVSYESGFRTLSNFNRQFKEITGQTPSGYVKTYRQF, translated from the coding sequence ATGAAACGTCCCCTTCGTAAAGACCTTGAACCGATTGCGGCTTCGTTTACTGTAAAAGAGTTGGTTGAGCCGCATTTTGACCCAAACTGGCACTTTCATCCGCATTACCAGTTATTTCTGGTGGAAGAAGGGACCGGTACCCGCTTCATTGGGGATTCGATCAAACCCTTTGGGCCGGGCGATCTGGTTTTTCTGGGGCCAAACCTGCCCCATCTGTGGCGCAGTGATCAGGTCTATTTCAATCGTCAGCTGGAGCCGGGACAAACCAAAAAGCCCCTTGTCGCCAAAGGGATTGTGGTTTATTTCTCAGCCGATTTTTTAGGGAACGATTTCTTCGAAAAGCAGGAAATGGGGCAGCTTCGGCAGTTGCTCAACCACTCCCGCCGGGGTCTGGAATGGACCGGCCCAACCCGCGTTCGGGCACAAGCTTCCCTGCTCGAAATGACCAGGCTACCCGTGGGTTTTGGACGCGTCCTTCGGCTGCTTACCCTTCTGGATGAGCTTTCACTGGCCACGGACTACCGGTTTCTGACCAGTCCGGGGTATATCAACACGGTTAAAGTATCGGAAACAGACCGGATGCAGTTGGTCCACGAGTACGTTTTGAGCCATTTTCCGGACGATCTCAGTCTGGAAACCGTAGCGGATCTGGCGGGCATGACGCCCCCGGCTTTTTGCCGTTATTTCAAGGCCCGCGCTAATAAAACGTTCTCGGAGTTTGTGTCGGAGGTACGCGTGGGGCATGCCTGCAAGCTGCTGCTTCACGGCCAGCTCAACATTACGCAGGTCAGTTACGAGAGTGGCTTCCGCACCCTCTCCAACTTCAATCGTCAGTTCAAGGAAATAACTGGCCAGACACCATCGGGCTACGTAAAGACCTACCGGCAGTTCTAA
- a CDS encoding sugar phosphate isomerase/epimerase family protein has protein sequence MNKLGMNLFAWTMTMDEQLVDTLSFLKTSGFDFVEIPVSEPNMSQPDTRKWQRIGQQLRELNLNAQACAICGPEYNLISSEEAVRQAGVTYLKQMVDHAQALGATILMGPLYAGFKTFEGRPATEQEWAWSVAGMREVAEHAQTRGVMLAMEYLNRFETYLLTCTDDLVRYVTAVDHPNCGAAFDTFHANLEEKNVADAIRQVAPYLVHVQISENDRSTPGQGHIDFDTVFATFDEVGYDGPIAIEAFGPNPPELAAATHIFRPMFSSPEQLATDGLAFIRSELAKERKRVALTS, from the coding sequence ATGAATAAGCTTGGAATGAATCTGTTCGCCTGGACAATGACAATGGACGAGCAACTGGTCGATACGCTGTCATTTCTCAAGACGAGTGGGTTCGACTTCGTTGAAATTCCGGTCAGCGAGCCGAATATGAGTCAGCCAGACACCCGCAAATGGCAGCGGATCGGGCAGCAGCTCCGCGAACTGAATCTGAACGCGCAGGCCTGTGCTATCTGCGGACCGGAATACAATCTGATCAGCAGCGAAGAGGCCGTACGCCAGGCAGGTGTTACGTATCTGAAACAGATGGTAGACCACGCGCAGGCGCTGGGCGCAACGATCCTGATGGGACCGCTCTATGCCGGGTTTAAAACCTTCGAGGGACGCCCGGCTACAGAACAGGAGTGGGCCTGGTCGGTGGCGGGTATGCGGGAGGTGGCCGAGCACGCGCAGACGCGGGGGGTAATGCTGGCAATGGAATACCTGAACCGCTTTGAAACGTACTTGCTCACCTGCACCGACGACCTTGTGCGTTACGTAACAGCTGTCGATCATCCCAACTGTGGGGCCGCGTTCGATACGTTCCATGCTAATCTGGAAGAAAAGAACGTAGCCGATGCAATTCGTCAGGTAGCGCCCTATCTGGTTCACGTTCAGATTTCCGAAAACGACCGCTCGACGCCCGGACAGGGCCATATTGACTTTGATACGGTGTTTGCTACGTTCGACGAAGTGGGTTACGACGGTCCGATTGCCATCGAAGCCTTCGGTCCCAATCCGCCCGAGCTGGCAGCCGCTACGCACATTTTCCGGCCCATGTTCAGCTCGCCCGAGCAACTGGCAACCGACGGGCTGGCTTTTATAAGGAGCGAGTTAGCGAAAGAGCGAAAGCGTGTCGCGCTTACGTCCTGA